One part of the Marispirochaeta sp. genome encodes these proteins:
- a CDS encoding divergent polysaccharide deacetylase family protein, whose protein sequence is MRRSGSTATRGKSKTYLSYLLLGATALMLGISIALVQGWIEKSEAVKVVAPETPLKVSTSDKIAEPAEPPEPAPKPSAVIPVPPKIYVVIDDVGNNLAELEPFLALPMPITFAVMPQRRYTRQAVERIQQEKKHYIMHQPMEPVGDADPGVGAIYTGMTKTEIYDLLNMNLASMGGAPGMNNHMGSKATADSETMQTVLKYLKEQNMFFLDSVTTGESVAGRIAAEISLPYIERNSMFLDNKRERDYVERALRSGFSLAETSGRAVMIGHVWDEHLAELLLELYPEFTDEGFSFDDIGSMIYLGRQDVDE, encoded by the coding sequence ATGAGACGATCCGGCTCCACGGCTACCCGGGGAAAATCAAAGACATATCTAAGTTACCTGCTTCTCGGCGCGACGGCCCTGATGCTGGGGATTTCTATTGCCCTGGTGCAGGGCTGGATTGAAAAATCAGAAGCGGTAAAGGTTGTAGCTCCCGAGACTCCGCTAAAGGTTTCGACATCGGATAAGATCGCCGAACCGGCAGAACCGCCGGAACCTGCTCCAAAGCCTTCCGCTGTGATTCCAGTGCCTCCGAAAATCTATGTTGTAATAGACGATGTGGGTAACAATCTTGCCGAGCTGGAACCGTTTCTGGCTCTGCCCATGCCGATAACCTTCGCGGTTATGCCCCAGCGGCGTTATACCCGGCAGGCGGTTGAGCGTATACAACAGGAAAAAAAGCATTATATTATGCACCAGCCGATGGAACCTGTGGGCGATGCCGATCCCGGAGTGGGGGCCATATACACAGGGATGACCAAAACCGAAATTTATGATCTCCTGAATATGAACCTGGCTTCCATGGGCGGGGCTCCGGGTATGAATAACCACATGGGATCCAAAGCAACCGCGGACAGTGAGACGATGCAGACGGTACTGAAATACCTGAAAGAACAGAATATGTTTTTTCTAGATTCGGTAACAACCGGTGAAAGTGTCGCGGGACGAATCGCGGCGGAGATTTCTCTGCCGTATATAGAAAGGAACAGCATGTTTTTAGACAACAAACGGGAACGGGATTATGTTGAACGGGCCTTACGCTCGGGATTCTCTCTGGCGGAAACCAGCGGACGGGCTGTTATGATCGGCCATGTCTGGGACGAGCATCTGGCAGAACTGCTGCTGGAACTCTACCCTGAGTTCACCGATGAGGGCTTCAGCTTTGACGATATCGGATCCATGATTTACCTGGGACGGCAGGATGTGGACGAATGA
- the tsaD gene encoding tRNA (adenosine(37)-N6)-threonylcarbamoyltransferase complex transferase subunit TsaD yields MNVLGIETSCDDCSIAVVEDGRRILSSIVATQIDIHRPFMGVVPEIASRTHTEWIHDTFSESLRQAGMTAEKLDGIAVTSRPGLVGSLLVGLSFAKGLVLALGIPYTTVNHVKAHLYAPQLEREIPYPFLGLLVSGGHTMICRVDGVDDIRVMGTTIDDACGEAFDKVAKYYNMGYPGGVAIDRLARKGNPQAFAFPGPNLHKGDHRYDVSYSGLKNAVINQIDQFWDGVSEKSVENIAASFQKRAIDILVKRLLRAAEDTGLERVVAGGGVAANSYLRSSLADVKGLEVLFPPLDLCTDNGAMIAGLGYHYLKEGRFSSLSEAASARVEGFRKTYP; encoded by the coding sequence ATGAATGTTCTGGGCATCGAGACCTCCTGCGACGACTGCAGTATTGCCGTTGTTGAGGATGGCCGGCGCATCCTCAGCAGTATTGTCGCAACCCAGATAGATATACACCGCCCCTTTATGGGGGTCGTGCCGGAAATCGCTTCAAGGACCCACACGGAGTGGATTCACGATACCTTCAGCGAGAGTCTGCGTCAGGCCGGGATGACTGCAGAAAAGCTCGACGGCATTGCGGTGACCAGCCGGCCGGGTCTGGTGGGCTCGCTGCTTGTGGGACTCTCCTTTGCCAAAGGGCTGGTACTGGCCCTGGGTATTCCTTATACCACGGTGAACCATGTTAAAGCCCACCTCTACGCGCCTCAGCTGGAACGGGAGATACCGTACCCTTTTCTGGGGCTCCTGGTCTCCGGAGGTCATACCATGATCTGCCGGGTCGACGGGGTTGACGATATCCGGGTAATGGGTACGACCATTGACGATGCCTGCGGTGAGGCTTTCGACAAGGTCGCCAAGTACTACAACATGGGATATCCCGGCGGGGTGGCTATTGACCGCCTGGCCCGAAAGGGAAACCCCCAGGCCTTTGCCTTTCCGGGACCGAATCTGCACAAAGGGGACCACCGTTACGACGTCAGCTATTCGGGACTCAAGAACGCGGTAATCAACCAGATCGACCAGTTCTGGGACGGGGTCTCAGAGAAGTCTGTGGAGAATATTGCAGCATCTTTTCAAAAGAGGGCAATCGATATTCTGGTTAAACGCCTTCTCAGGGCTGCTGAAGATACAGGACTTGAGAGGGTTGTTGCAGGAGGCGGGGTGGCTGCTAACAGCTACCTGCGTTCCAGCCTTGCTGATGTGAAGGGCCTTGAAGTGCTGTTCCCACCCCTGGACCTCTGTACGGACAACGGTGCGATGATCGCCGGTCTTGGTTATCATTACCTGAAAGAAGGCCGGTTTTCGTCTCTCTCGGAAGCCGCTTCCGCAAGGGTCGAGGGGTTTCGTAAAACCTATCCTTGA
- a CDS encoding P-loop NTPase, translated as MLKTVVSLVPVASGKGGVGKSLITANLGLSLARKGKTVIMVDLDLGGSNLHSFIGVKNKHTGIGGYIYKQAKSLEECILPTEYPGLFLIPGDSLLPGTANLPFFTKQKIIKGLQNSVADIVLLDLGAGSSYNTVDFFLSSWSGLIVTTGEPTSILNAYSFLKTAVFRLMQRSFPAKSSERAMVQEFVGTKIEGGEGSLYDLLDALHAINPESGLNLKQNLKKLVPRVVVNMGRSDYDLQIGKKLRDISRKNIGIEMEYLAFLPYDESARTALIRRSPLIELAPQSDFSSKIDTLASDLISRLRGEGPELHDDDIDDL; from the coding sequence ATGCTGAAGACCGTGGTATCATTAGTCCCTGTTGCAAGCGGAAAAGGAGGGGTCGGGAAGTCCCTGATCACCGCCAATCTCGGGTTAAGTCTCGCCAGGAAAGGAAAAACCGTAATAATGGTGGATCTGGACCTGGGAGGATCAAACCTGCACTCCTTTATCGGCGTAAAAAACAAGCATACCGGAATCGGCGGCTATATATACAAGCAGGCTAAGAGCCTTGAAGAGTGTATTCTGCCGACCGAATATCCCGGGCTCTTCTTAATACCTGGAGATTCTCTTTTGCCAGGGACCGCGAATCTTCCTTTTTTTACCAAGCAGAAGATAATCAAGGGACTGCAGAACTCTGTGGCGGATATAGTGCTGCTGGATCTTGGGGCCGGGAGTTCCTACAATACGGTGGACTTTTTTCTCTCCTCCTGGTCCGGTTTAATCGTCACTACCGGGGAACCTACCTCCATTCTGAACGCCTATTCCTTTTTAAAGACCGCGGTTTTCCGGCTCATGCAGCGCAGTTTTCCTGCCAAATCCAGCGAACGCGCCATGGTACAGGAGTTTGTCGGCACAAAGATTGAAGGCGGCGAAGGATCCCTCTACGATCTTCTTGACGCCCTTCACGCCATCAATCCCGAGTCAGGGCTCAACCTCAAGCAGAACCTGAAAAAGCTTGTTCCCCGGGTAGTCGTGAATATGGGACGCTCGGACTATGATCTGCAGATCGGTAAAAAGCTCAGGGACATCAGCCGCAAAAACATCGGTATAGAAATGGAGTATCTAGCCTTTCTGCCCTACGACGAGTCTGCGCGGACGGCCCTTATTCGCCGCTCTCCCCTGATTGAGCTCGCGCCGCAGTCGGATTTCAGCAGTAAGATCGATACTCTGGCGTCCGACCTGATTTCCCGATTGCGGGGAGAAGGCCCGGAGCTTCATGACGACGATATAGACGATTTATAG
- a CDS encoding phospho-sugar mutase, with the protein MDKKDLISKAKEYIEQEKHDYFRQEMEDLLAAEKWEELSDRFYTQLAFGTGGLRGVIGGGYNRMNPLMIRRATQGLAWYIKENSGSDKPSAAIAYDSRRFSRDFAETAARTLCANGIKTYLFSSLRPTPELSFAMRRLGCTSGIVITASHNPKEYNGYKVYWDDGGQIIAPHDQGIIEEVRSVEGDVPDMELDQAKEAGLLVVIDKEIDDAFAELVKSYSFRPELMKERGKELKVVFTPLHGTATMMVERVLGEAGIQVVTVPEQREPDGEFPTVEFPNPEEASAMKMALDLAKKEKADLVMGTDPDCDRLGIAVPDEGGKYVLINGNQLGCLLEDYILLSHKEAGSMPPQPRVIKTIVTTELQRLIAESYGAETYDVLTGFKYIADLMKKFEFTDEDYVFGGEESYGYLIETEVRDKDAVSAAFLTAEMALYNRSLGRSVLDHLNDIYRRFGLFRESLISAYFKGQQGLSIMGELMDKLRKESPEAIGGYSVTAVKDYLYGTTCYMEEGESDDNIDLPSSNVLQFLLETGAVVTARPSGTEPKIKFYASCRSAAGVPLDQAEKDVAAQLAAIREELESWIPD; encoded by the coding sequence GTGGACAAAAAAGATTTGATTAGCAAAGCCAAAGAATATATAGAGCAGGAAAAACACGACTATTTTCGTCAGGAGATGGAAGACCTTCTTGCAGCGGAAAAGTGGGAAGAACTCTCCGACCGCTTCTATACCCAGCTCGCCTTTGGTACCGGGGGATTGCGGGGTGTTATCGGCGGCGGCTACAACCGCATGAATCCTCTGATGATCCGGCGGGCTACCCAGGGGCTTGCCTGGTACATAAAGGAGAACTCCGGCTCCGATAAGCCCTCCGCTGCCATAGCCTACGATTCCCGACGATTCAGCCGTGATTTTGCCGAAACCGCGGCCAGGACCCTCTGTGCCAACGGCATCAAGACTTATTTATTCAGCTCCCTTCGTCCAACACCGGAGCTCTCTTTTGCTATGCGCCGCCTTGGGTGTACATCGGGTATTGTTATTACCGCCTCTCACAATCCAAAGGAATATAACGGCTACAAAGTCTATTGGGACGACGGCGGACAGATTATCGCTCCCCACGATCAGGGCATAATCGAAGAGGTGCGGTCTGTTGAGGGCGATGTCCCCGATATGGAGCTCGACCAGGCAAAAGAGGCAGGACTTCTGGTAGTTATAGACAAAGAGATTGATGACGCCTTTGCAGAGCTGGTTAAATCGTACAGTTTTCGGCCGGAACTAATGAAGGAGCGGGGAAAAGAGCTTAAAGTAGTTTTTACGCCCCTCCATGGAACCGCCACCATGATGGTAGAACGGGTCCTGGGTGAGGCGGGTATCCAGGTTGTTACCGTCCCGGAGCAGCGGGAACCTGACGGGGAGTTCCCCACTGTGGAGTTTCCGAATCCGGAAGAAGCCTCGGCAATGAAGATGGCCCTGGACCTGGCAAAGAAAGAGAAAGCCGACCTGGTGATGGGTACCGACCCGGATTGTGACCGTCTGGGAATAGCGGTTCCCGATGAGGGTGGTAAGTATGTTCTGATAAACGGTAACCAGCTCGGCTGTCTGCTGGAGGACTATATTCTGCTGTCTCATAAAGAGGCTGGCAGCATGCCGCCCCAGCCGCGGGTAATCAAGACCATTGTGACAACGGAGCTGCAGCGCCTGATTGCAGAAAGCTACGGGGCAGAGACCTATGATGTACTTACCGGCTTTAAATATATTGCCGACCTTATGAAAAAATTTGAGTTCACCGATGAGGATTACGTCTTCGGCGGTGAAGAGAGTTACGGCTACCTTATTGAGACCGAGGTTCGGGACAAGGACGCGGTTTCCGCTGCCTTTTTAACTGCGGAAATGGCCCTCTACAACCGTTCCCTCGGGCGCTCGGTACTGGACCATCTGAACGATATTTACCGCAGGTTCGGACTTTTCCGTGAAAGCCTGATCTCCGCCTATTTTAAGGGGCAGCAGGGACTGTCGATTATGGGAGAACTGATGGATAAGCTGCGGAAAGAATCTCCGGAGGCAATCGGCGGGTACAGTGTTACTGCTGTTAAAGATTATCTGTATGGAACAACCTGCTATATGGAAGAAGGGGAGAGTGACGACAATATCGATTTGCCCTCTTCCAATGTGCTGCAGTTTCTTCTGGAGACCGGGGCCGTGGTGACTGCCAGGCCTTCGGGAACAGAGCCGAAGATCAAGTTCTACGCCTCCTGCCGTTCGGCGGCCGGGGTTCCTCTTGACCAGGCAGAAAAGGATGTTGCAGCTCAGCTTGCAGCTATTCGGGAGGAGCTGGAATCCTGGATACCGGATTAA
- a CDS encoding HD domain-containing phosphohydrolase has product MSRLPLIEQEWVKVRTSNLKYYDNIELFFKNPYGKIVLYKPAGMKFTDESLKEKPCLGDLYVKPDDKIRALQEAQRGFSNNFSNSIINQGTRKVKEELISIIDETLAEPRAGNLAIVPEAMEAIVAGYSRQPSVIKNLALISCTDYTTAIHSINVMALTVGYCFYTGRSRQETITIGLSALLHDVGKTEIPREILTAPRNLSNSEFQIMKEHPEIGAGILATYSSELLSALPGALEHHEKLDGSGYPKGTTDISEIGQILSIIDCYEAITNDERPYRNSMLPINALKLLKEEVDTGRFSRRIFEDFAYSLTDFSSGPHRKNIHPFLAP; this is encoded by the coding sequence ATGAGCAGATTACCGTTAATTGAACAGGAATGGGTCAAAGTCCGGACCTCGAACCTGAAATACTACGATAACATTGAACTCTTTTTTAAAAACCCCTATGGGAAGATTGTACTCTATAAGCCGGCGGGGATGAAATTCACCGATGAAAGCCTCAAGGAAAAACCCTGCCTGGGGGACCTGTATGTTAAACCTGATGACAAAATCCGGGCCCTGCAGGAAGCCCAGCGGGGATTCAGTAATAATTTTTCCAACAGCATCATAAACCAGGGGACCAGGAAGGTTAAAGAAGAGCTGATCAGTATCATCGACGAGACCCTGGCGGAGCCCCGGGCAGGTAATCTGGCAATTGTACCTGAGGCCATGGAAGCAATTGTGGCTGGCTACTCCCGGCAGCCAAGCGTCATCAAGAACCTGGCGCTGATATCCTGCACAGACTACACCACTGCGATCCACTCCATTAACGTTATGGCTCTTACCGTGGGATACTGTTTTTACACCGGCCGTTCACGACAGGAGACAATTACCATTGGCCTTTCCGCGCTGCTGCACGATGTTGGCAAGACCGAAATTCCGCGTGAAATCCTGACTGCGCCTCGAAACTTGAGCAACTCGGAGTTTCAAATAATGAAGGAACATCCCGAAATAGGTGCAGGGATTCTGGCTACCTATTCTTCAGAACTGCTCAGCGCCCTTCCTGGTGCCCTGGAACACCATGAAAAACTCGATGGAAGCGGGTATCCCAAGGGAACGACAGATATCTCCGAAATCGGACAGATTCTGAGCATTATTGACTGTTACGAAGCCATTACCAATGATGAACGACCCTACCGTAACTCCATGCTGCCGATAAACGCGCTGAAACTTCTTAAAGAAGAGGTTGATACCGGCAGGTTCAGCCGCCGAATTTTCGAAGATTTTGCCTACAGCCTTACGGACTTTTCCTCCGGCCCGCATCGTAAAAATATCCATCCGTTTTTGGCTCCATGA
- a CDS encoding histidine kinase dimerization/phosphoacceptor domain -containing protein: MKSNNDIKTLSLVLLIIILAVGAAWTVINSWCYALVKEQTRNHIIQLALPFQESIQGVIKERFALVEGLCSFAGAVPEKTIAAVFNDFAAGIYDGKKGIRNISIAPGGIQKYVYPLQDNEIVAGHNLLSDPRLEVQRDIQRALETGELIISGPYELRQGGQGLIARKAVFKNDRFWGLAVIVLDMPPIYQESSLDKAETIEIAMQDAEGRIFYGQEPAGKPVHLKMDISDEVWQMLVVPRAGWFNEHFKLMWPFSLMTLIIAVFTGGGAVLLTRQLFSLSQKAKWEQLQYKNLFNSIHDVILITDDQRHIVNANQPATRSMFGYELDELVGKETSVLYALNSDHERIGNWLSENFSERIKTVLEVTLKRKNGSVFPAEVGVPALLDDNGRIIGNIGIIRDITERKKAQAALHQEIEDKKILIQEIHHRVKNNLNIVASLLNLQKGEVRSTESARQSFVDMSNRIHSMSLIHDSLYNTGNVSRVIMSTYIRRLIGELGKSFAGGSSRITTSFDLEDIQLTITRAVPCGILINELITNAIKHAFTSRAEGKITVSLKRKTETDTIILTVRDNGVGLRYDFSLESSSSLGMRLVQLLTAQLDGTLSYSGDNGTAFTVEFTGD; encoded by the coding sequence ATGAAAAGTAATAACGATATAAAAACACTCTCCCTGGTTTTACTGATAATTATTCTCGCTGTCGGTGCAGCATGGACCGTAATAAATTCATGGTGCTATGCCCTGGTAAAGGAGCAGACCCGTAACCACATTATTCAACTGGCCCTGCCTTTCCAGGAATCTATTCAGGGGGTAATAAAAGAGCGCTTTGCCCTGGTTGAAGGTTTGTGTTCCTTTGCCGGTGCGGTCCCGGAAAAGACAATTGCCGCGGTCTTTAATGACTTTGCCGCTGGAATCTATGATGGAAAGAAAGGAATACGCAATATCTCGATTGCTCCCGGGGGAATCCAGAAATATGTGTATCCCCTGCAGGATAACGAGATTGTTGCAGGTCATAATCTTCTTTCAGATCCCCGTCTGGAGGTTCAACGGGATATACAGCGTGCTCTTGAAACAGGTGAACTGATTATAAGCGGCCCCTACGAACTAAGGCAGGGCGGTCAGGGACTGATAGCCCGCAAAGCAGTTTTCAAGAATGACAGGTTCTGGGGTCTGGCTGTAATTGTTCTTGACATGCCCCCCATCTATCAGGAAAGCAGCCTGGACAAAGCGGAAACCATAGAAATTGCCATGCAGGATGCGGAAGGACGGATTTTCTACGGTCAGGAACCTGCAGGAAAACCGGTACATCTCAAGATGGATATCTCTGACGAAGTCTGGCAGATGCTGGTAGTGCCGCGTGCAGGCTGGTTTAATGAGCATTTCAAGTTGATGTGGCCTTTTTCCCTCATGACCCTGATTATAGCTGTATTTACCGGCGGCGGCGCAGTCCTTTTAACCAGGCAGTTATTCTCTCTCTCTCAAAAGGCAAAATGGGAGCAGCTGCAATACAAAAACCTTTTTAACAGCATTCACGATGTCATTCTGATTACCGACGACCAACGGCATATAGTAAACGCCAACCAGCCGGCTACGCGCAGCATGTTCGGCTACGAACTTGACGAATTAGTCGGCAAAGAGACATCCGTCCTGTATGCGTTGAACAGTGATCATGAAAGGATTGGAAACTGGCTGTCTGAAAATTTCAGTGAAAGAATAAAAACTGTCCTGGAAGTCACCCTTAAGCGGAAGAACGGATCGGTATTTCCGGCTGAGGTGGGGGTTCCGGCACTTCTCGATGATAACGGCAGGATCATCGGCAACATCGGTATTATCCGGGATATAACGGAACGGAAGAAAGCCCAGGCAGCCCTGCATCAGGAGATCGAAGACAAGAAAATACTGATACAGGAGATTCACCACCGGGTAAAAAACAATCTGAATATTGTGGCCAGTCTGCTGAATCTGCAAAAAGGGGAGGTCCGTTCCACGGAAAGCGCACGACAGTCCTTTGTCGACATGTCAAACCGCATTCACTCCATGTCGCTGATTCATGACTCCCTCTACAACACCGGAAACGTGTCCCGTGTAATCATGTCCACCTACATTCGGCGGCTGATTGGAGAACTGGGCAAATCGTTTGCCGGGGGCAGTTCAAGAATCACAACCAGTTTTGACCTGGAAGACATTCAGCTCACAATAACCAGGGCTGTTCCCTGCGGCATCCTGATTAATGAACTTATAACCAATGCTATAAAGCATGCCTTTACAAGCCGGGCGGAAGGTAAAATTACTGTATCCTTAAAGAGAAAAACAGAAACCGACACGATCATTCTTACGGTACGGGATAACGGCGTCGGTCTAAGATATGATTTTTCCCTCGAATCCTCTTCTTCCCTGGGAATGCGGCTGGTACAGCTTTTGACTGCCCAGCTGGACGGCACCTTAAGCTACAGCGGAGATAACGGTACCGCCTTTACCGTGGAGTTTACGGGAGACTAA
- a CDS encoding metalloregulator ArsR/SmtB family transcription factor — protein sequence MIIFKALSDEKRLRMMLLLAKYDSGLCVCEMTDALQLPQYAISRQLSILRKAGLVTTKKNGLWVYYYPADTHPIFTDLLRCLSESGGFSSIGEDMSRLEKRLLLREDGMCVIGFSQDQQNGEGCNAC from the coding sequence ATGATAATTTTCAAGGCCCTGTCCGATGAAAAACGTCTCAGGATGATGCTGCTCCTTGCAAAGTATGACTCAGGGCTGTGCGTCTGTGAGATGACCGATGCTTTACAGCTGCCTCAGTATGCTATTTCCAGGCAGCTTTCAATTTTGCGTAAGGCAGGTTTGGTTACAACAAAAAAGAATGGTCTTTGGGTATACTATTATCCGGCAGATACACACCCCATTTTTACAGACCTTCTGCGTTGTCTGAGTGAAAGCGGCGGGTTCTCCTCCATCGGTGAGGACATGTCTCGTCTTGAAAAGCGGCTGTTGCTGCGGGAGGACGGTATGTGCGTTATCGGATTCTCCCAAGACCAGCAGAATGGAGAAGGCTGCAACGCCTGTTGA
- a CDS encoding metalloregulator ArsR/SmtB family transcription factor, which yields MHRLFGFLAKDGFIGYIRYMDCVKPEQDILKGLPNKQRISELAGVLKALGHPSRLLIVEALGRKSYCVCELTAMIGVDTSTVSKHLSILKSAGIVRDEKQGNQVFYTLMCPCVIDAVARLTPLMEQKLQHYSLIMENPRV from the coding sequence ATGCATAGGTTATTTGGCTTTCTTGCCAAAGACGGATTCATTGGTTATATTCGGTACATGGATTGTGTAAAACCTGAACAGGATATATTGAAGGGCCTTCCAAACAAACAGCGTATCTCCGAGCTCGCAGGTGTATTAAAAGCCCTCGGGCACCCTTCCCGGCTTCTTATTGTTGAAGCCCTTGGCAGGAAATCCTACTGTGTCTGCGAGCTCACCGCAATGATAGGCGTCGATACCTCTACAGTCTCAAAACACCTCTCCATTCTCAAAAGCGCCGGCATAGTACGGGACGAGAAGCAGGGCAACCAGGTTTTTTACACTTTAATGTGTCCCTGCGTGATCGACGCGGTGGCGCGCCTGACTCCGCTGATGGAGCAGAAACTGCAGCATTACAGCCTCATTATGGAAAATCCGCGGGTATAA
- a CDS encoding thioredoxin family protein, which translates to MKIQILGSGCPKCKMLEQQAREAMNEAGIEAEIVKVTDINDIMEMGVMITPALAVDGDVKSSGKVLNKDQIIPMLQHVE; encoded by the coding sequence ATGAAAATTCAGATACTCGGCTCAGGGTGCCCAAAATGCAAGATGCTGGAACAGCAGGCCCGTGAGGCGATGAATGAAGCCGGGATCGAGGCGGAAATCGTCAAAGTAACGGATATCAACGACATTATGGAAATGGGTGTCATGATAACCCCGGCCCTGGCCGTCGACGGTGATGTTAAAAGTTCCGGCAAGGTCCTGAACAAGGATCAGATAATCCCCATGCTTCAACATGTGGAATAA
- a CDS encoding permease, with product MAKKEFSPNTLLLITAAVFLFAYFVPFDAPRVAGAIQEAFLMLSEYARQHVLLCVVPAMFIAGAITVFLNQQAVIRYLGPSAPKLLAYSVASVSGSILAVCSCTVLPLFKGIYKKGAGLGPAVSFLYSGPAINILAIVLSYKVFGWKLGLARMIGAVLFAFVIGNLMQMIYRKEDEARLADERMFSYAGDQEGGRSLAQMIVYMVSMVGILVFINWAPSQGASAVWDFIFVNKYWITAVFAVLLIYSLVRWFTKDDLVEWTVATRDFSLQILPYLFGGVLIAGFLLGRPGHEALMPTSWVASLVGGNSIGANFFASIAGAFMYFATLTEVPIVQGLLGSGMGDGPALALLLAGPSLSLPNMLVINGELGLKKTATYVLLVIILSTAAGILFGAVV from the coding sequence ATGGCTAAAAAGGAGTTCTCCCCAAATACTCTTCTGCTGATTACAGCAGCAGTTTTTCTGTTTGCCTATTTTGTGCCCTTCGATGCCCCCCGGGTAGCCGGCGCGATTCAGGAGGCTTTTTTAATGCTTTCGGAATACGCCCGGCAGCATGTGCTTCTGTGTGTTGTTCCGGCCATGTTCATTGCCGGGGCCATTACGGTTTTTCTGAACCAGCAGGCGGTCATCCGTTATTTGGGGCCGTCGGCTCCCAAGCTGCTGGCCTATTCGGTAGCCTCGGTTTCGGGATCCATTCTTGCGGTCTGTTCCTGTACCGTACTGCCTCTTTTTAAAGGTATATACAAAAAAGGGGCCGGACTGGGGCCTGCGGTCTCCTTTCTCTATTCGGGCCCCGCCATCAATATCCTGGCAATTGTCCTCTCCTACAAGGTATTCGGATGGAAACTCGGTCTTGCCCGCATGATCGGTGCGGTTCTGTTTGCCTTTGTCATCGGAAACCTGATGCAGATGATCTACCGCAAAGAAGACGAAGCCCGCCTTGCGGATGAACGGATGTTTTCCTATGCCGGGGATCAGGAAGGCGGACGAAGCCTTGCGCAGATGATTGTCTATATGGTCTCCATGGTGGGGATTCTTGTTTTTATTAACTGGGCCCCGTCCCAGGGAGCTTCTGCGGTGTGGGATTTTATCTTCGTTAACAAATACTGGATTACCGCCGTATTTGCCGTTCTTTTAATCTACAGCCTGGTGCGATGGTTTACCAAGGATGACCTGGTTGAATGGACCGTCGCTACCAGGGATTTCAGCCTGCAGATTCTACCCTACCTTTTTGGCGGAGTACTGATCGCCGGGTTCCTGCTGGGACGTCCGGGGCATGAGGCCCTTATGCCCACGAGCTGGGTAGCTTCCCTTGTTGGGGGAAACTCGATTGGGGCAAACTTTTTTGCCTCCATTGCCGGTGCCTTTATGTACTTTGCCACCCTTACGGAGGTTCCCATAGTCCAGGGACTGCTGGGAAGCGGTATGGGAGACGGTCCGGCCCTGGCTTTGCTTCTGGCCGGACCCAGCCTTTCCTTACCCAACATGCTGGTTATTAATGGAGAGCTTGGTCTGAAAAAGACTGCCACCTATGTGCTGCTGGTCATTATTCTTTCAACCGCAGCGGGAATCCTGTTTGGTGCTGTGGTCTGA